Proteins from a genomic interval of Lolium perenne isolate Kyuss_39 chromosome 1, Kyuss_2.0, whole genome shotgun sequence:
- the LOC127316600 gene encoding uncharacterized protein → MQKLRGDVKFGSASDRSSIHPLVLLPSTHCFSFGKMLFSSFLLSLLLLFFLGIRLDLMEGVLRMSLLLLAPLSSSLFSLVYSIPMLILPWLLGRLKTTLMFLYLVCSLWDNVARPPSLQDQNSWTLLPLASLAAVDIPGPPSSDVLCFHPSIAGADASTAHAPRNPAVPPIHAVPQPHGPAVGVDPWWRVSATPCTSAHRAAASRRHRLAMGQHTALLRAHVLSSHSHTVTLQSPAANGRRRRHRPHSAMQRHTALLQAGAGTDVQLPLPTSLVNFLKAASPGRSYYAGPHLICKYYSASYWYQERNKRLSTKYHPVYTGCCRAGRVSLPVYLEWPSPLSQLMRFDGGPESDRFMRLIREYNSMFAFTSLGVHVDRTVNVGNGPYVFKICGVVCHEIGSLLPPEGDPVPKFAQLYIYDTQNKLDHRMGIFSQDNEIDDNSATDAHSAPPARSSSAAVGQRRRREELPGDGFDASSTRPARRRRRRREEPDPAIEFYMLSTLSH, encoded by the exons ATGCAGAAATTGAGAGGAGACGTCAAATTTGGCTCGGCAAGTGACCGGTCATCGATTCATCCTCTGGTACTGCTTCCTTCTACTCATTGTTTTTCCTTCGGGAAGATGTTATTTTCTTCCTTTCTACTCAGCCTTCTCCTGCTCTTTTTCTTGGGGATCCGCCTCGACCTTATGGAGGGCGTGCTCAGGATGAGTTTACTACTGCTGGCGCCCCTTTCATCTAGCCTCTTTTCCCTGGTGTATTCCATTCCGATGTTGATTCTTCCATGGCTCCTAGGTCGCCTGAAGACGACTTTGATGTTTCTCTACCTG GTTTGCTCCCTGTGGGACAACGTCGCACGTCCGCCATCCTTGCAAGATCAGAACTCTTGGACACTTTTGCCACTGGCTTCTTTGGCAGCTGTTGACATCCCTGGCCCACCTTCGTCTGATGTACTATGTTTTCATCCTTCCATTGCCGGCGCCGACGCCTCTACTGCTCATGCTCCGCGGAATCCAGCGGTTCCTCCTATTCATGCCGTCCCACAACCGCATGGGCCAGCTGTGGGAGTTGATCCATGGTGGCGTG tTTCTGCTACTCCTTGCACCTCTGCTCATAGAGCAGCTGCGAGTCGTCGTCATCGTCTGGCTATGGGTCAGCATACCGCACTCCTACGGGCACACGTGCTTTCTAGCCATTCGCATACAGTCACCTTGCAAAGTCCTGCCGCGAATGGTCGTCGTCGGCGTCATCGTCCCCATTCTGCTATGCAGCGGCACACAGCTCTTCTTCAGGCAG GTGCTGGTACTGATGTTCAGTTGCCTCTCCCTACAAGTTTGGTAAACTTTCTGAAGG CTGCTTCGCCTGGCAGGTCTTACTATGCTGGCCCTCACCTTATTTGCAAATACTATAGCGCTTCATATTGGTATCAGGAGCGCAATAAACGCCTCAGTACAAAGTACCACCCTGTGTATACTGGTTGTTGTCGTGCTGGCCGGGTGTCTCTTCCGGTTTATCTGGAATGGCCTTCGCCGTTGTCTCAACTTATGCGCTTTGACGGCGGTCCTGAGTCAGACCGTTTCATGCGTTTGATTCGGGAATACAATTCTATGTTTGCTTTCACATCTCTTGGTGTTCATGTTGACAGAACAGTTAATGTTGGGAATGGTCCATATGTATTCAAGATTTGCGGAGTGGTTTGTCATGAAATTGGCTCTTTGTTGCCTCCAGAGGGTGATCCTGTTCCTAAATTTGCCCAGCTATATATTTATGATACACAAAATAAATTAGATCACAGGATGGGCATATTTAGTCAAGACAATGAAATTGATGATAACTCTGCTACCGATGCCCATTCTGCACCACCTGCTCGGTCCTCATCCGCTGCTGTTGGTCAGCGGCGTCGAAGAGAAGAGCTACCGGGAGATGGTTTCGATGCTTCTTCCACACGCCCAGCCCGGCGTCGTCGGCGGCGTAGAGAGGAACCTGATCCTGCTATCGAGTTTTACATGCTTTCTACTCTTTCTCATTAA